A stretch of Paenibacillus mucilaginosus 3016 DNA encodes these proteins:
- a CDS encoding acetylxylan esterase produces the protein MPADMPLTELLQYGGSSPKPDDFDAYWERGLKELEEQSLDYELVPADFKSPLADCFHLYFTGVGGARVHCKLARPKRAEGKGPGLAYFHGYSCDSGDWFEKIGYAAHGFTVLAMDCRGQGGPSQDNLSVQGTTIRGHLIRGIDDPDPDKLYFRSVFLDTVQTVRILMAMDGVDPQRVGVYGLSQGGALTTACAALEPRVRIAVPVYPFLSDYKRAWQSDVSVTAYEELLYYFRFFDPHHAREEEVFRRLGYIDIQNLADRIQARVLWVTALTDKICPPSTQFAAYNKIRSEKELLVYHEFGHENLPYLADRAFQEFMKL, from the coding sequence CGGAGCTGCTGCAGTATGGGGGAAGCAGCCCGAAGCCTGATGATTTTGATGCTTACTGGGAGCGGGGATTGAAGGAGCTGGAGGAGCAGTCTCTGGATTACGAGCTGGTGCCCGCGGACTTCAAGTCGCCGCTGGCCGACTGCTTCCATCTCTACTTCACCGGCGTCGGCGGGGCCAGGGTGCACTGCAAGCTGGCGAGGCCGAAGCGGGCGGAAGGGAAAGGGCCGGGGCTGGCTTACTTCCACGGCTATTCCTGTGACAGCGGGGACTGGTTCGAGAAGATCGGCTATGCCGCGCACGGCTTCACCGTGCTTGCGATGGACTGCCGGGGGCAGGGCGGGCCGTCTCAGGATAACCTGAGCGTACAGGGGACGACGATCCGCGGGCATCTGATCCGGGGGATCGACGATCCGGATCCGGACAAGCTCTACTTCCGCAGCGTGTTCCTGGATACGGTGCAGACGGTGCGAATTCTGATGGCGATGGATGGGGTAGACCCGCAGCGCGTCGGGGTGTATGGGCTGTCCCAGGGCGGGGCGCTCACGACGGCGTGTGCGGCTCTCGAGCCGCGTGTGCGCATCGCCGTACCGGTGTATCCGTTCCTGTCGGATTACAAGCGGGCGTGGCAGTCGGATGTGTCGGTGACCGCTTACGAAGAGCTGCTCTATTACTTCCGCTTCTTCGACCCCCATCATGCGAGAGAAGAGGAGGTGTTCCGCCGGCTAGGGTATATCGATATCCAGAACCTTGCGGACCGGATACAGGCGAGGGTGCTGTGGGTCACGGCGCTGACTGACAAGATCTGTCCGCCCTCCACCCAGTTCGCCGCGTACAACAAGATCCGGTCGGAGAAGGAGCTGCTCGTGTATCATGAGTTCGGGCACGAGAATCTGCCGTATCTGGCGGACCGCGCGTTCCAGGAGTTTATGAAGCTGTAA
- a CDS encoding response regulator transcription factor: MRETIILIDDHLEEGSRLARYLTLHGFEVICDGYHSPALPDLFRRHQPALILLNLAEPRLAGLQLCAEIRRSLDTPLLFISSLNEDSLKIEALRTGGDDYLTRPFSLEILLARIQAHIRRHRRAFPANRKHLLLYPDLEVDLLERRVTAGGSEVRLSSKEFNLLALLAKHPNQVYAIEALHEMLWGESRMSELRTVMVHIYNLRQKIEKDPRKPRYIHTVRGAGYKFEWLESGRR; the protein is encoded by the coding sequence GTGCGGGAGACCATCATTCTGATCGATGATCACCTGGAAGAAGGCAGCCGCCTTGCCCGCTATTTGACCCTTCACGGGTTTGAAGTGATTTGTGACGGCTACCACAGCCCTGCCCTGCCGGATCTGTTCCGACGGCATCAGCCGGCCCTGATCCTGCTCAATCTGGCGGAGCCCAGGCTGGCCGGACTTCAGCTGTGCGCCGAGATCCGAAGGTCGCTCGATACGCCGCTGCTCTTCATCAGCTCGCTGAACGAAGATTCCCTCAAAATCGAAGCGCTGAGAACCGGCGGAGACGATTACCTTACCCGGCCGTTCTCCCTGGAGATTCTGCTCGCCCGCATCCAGGCCCATATCCGGCGGCACCGGCGCGCCTTCCCTGCGAACCGGAAGCACCTTCTGCTCTACCCCGATCTCGAGGTGGATCTGCTGGAACGCCGTGTGACGGCGGGCGGCAGCGAGGTCCGGCTCTCCTCCAAGGAATTCAATCTCCTTGCCCTGCTGGCCAAGCACCCGAATCAGGTCTACGCCATCGAAGCCCTGCATGAGATGCTGTGGGGAGAAAGCCGTATGAGCGAACTCCGCACGGTCATGGTCCATATCTACAATCTGAGGCAAAAGATTGAGAAGGACCCTCGAAAGCCAAGGTACATCCATACGGTAAGGGGAGCCGGTTACAAGTTCGAATGGTTGGAGTCCGGCAGGAGATGA
- a CDS encoding carbohydrate binding domain-containing protein → MARRWVSALLSLTVCGSLLPGGPLGLEKAGAAATATVYYYTPYTNWSKVNIHHNASGSWTTVPGTPMDAACTNWTGKTVEIAGTSFQAVFTNGSGAWDNNGGSNYTMGAGVHQVKDGKLLAGAGSPCNTVGDTTPPSVPAGLTLGTVTSSSIAISWTASTDNPGGSGVAGYDVYRNGTLIKAGVTAATFTDTGLTAATTYTYTITAKDALGNVSAPSAALQAATSTAGGGNRAEVYYYTKTRGWTSVNLHYMPAGGSWTTAPGVPMNETACADWTKKTVELGTAASLKAAFNNGSVWDNSSGSDYSLGTGLTTVKDGTVTANAANPCVQLPPDVTAPSVPQNVKAAADGLRITLTWDASADNAGGSGLAGYEITRTGGTQGTQVFTATSNAYTDSGLEAKTPYTYTVKAFDKASPANKSAAGTAVTATTGDAPPPAPGGTPIGTDMREDSIYFVMTARFYDGDASNNRGGSAHVTSGNAANNDPMFRGDFKGLIQKLDYIKALGFSAIWITPVVLNRSDYDYHGYHGWDFYRIDPRLESPGASYQDLINAAHNKGIKIIQDVVYNHSSRWGEKNLFAPKVYGIRDSQWSWYYDEPQAGAEYNGLNVNAGGKPYNGDLWSTAEPAGNTCRNWGVPTGATSKEGYRLYNCQWPNPTSGMFPANLYHQCWIGNWEGEDSRSCWIHEDLADFNTESKPVQDFLKDVYRRYIDMGVDGFRIDTAVHIPRTTWNRHFLPDAQNHAVSKFGEKGKNFFMFGEVGAFVNDKWNRGSVNHSAQFFTWKERKEYSADDASAALEMYSYENNLGTANQPTSDNAFLRGNAYHTPDHSKASGMNVIDMRMHMNFADAGNAFWNGKDSDDSYNDATYNVVYVDSHDYGPNKSSSRYTGGTAAWAENMSLMWTFRGIPTLYYGSEIEFQAGKPIDCGPTCPLATTGRAYFGDKIEGSVTAADFGKVASASGTVAETLNSPLVKHLQRLNQIRRAIPALQKGQYSTEGVEGHIAYKRRYTDTAKGIDSFALITVSASAAFSGIPNGTYKDAVTGDVKTVTDGKLTASVSGQGNLRVYVLDLPGNPAPGKIGEAGPYLK, encoded by the coding sequence ATGGCAAGAAGATGGGTATCGGCTTTGCTCAGCTTGACGGTATGCGGCTCGCTGCTGCCGGGAGGACCCCTGGGCCTGGAGAAGGCCGGGGCGGCAGCCACAGCAACAGTGTATTATTACACCCCTTATACGAATTGGAGTAAGGTCAACATTCACCACAATGCAAGCGGCAGCTGGACGACCGTACCGGGCACGCCGATGGATGCGGCCTGCACGAATTGGACCGGCAAAACCGTCGAGATCGCCGGGACCTCGTTCCAGGCCGTATTCACGAACGGATCCGGGGCCTGGGACAACAATGGAGGCAGCAATTATACGATGGGAGCCGGAGTCCATCAGGTGAAGGACGGCAAGCTGCTGGCCGGTGCCGGCAGTCCGTGCAATACGGTGGGCGATACAACCCCTCCGAGCGTGCCGGCCGGGCTGACGCTGGGAACGGTGACGTCTTCCTCGATCGCCATCTCGTGGACCGCCTCAACCGATAATCCGGGCGGGAGCGGAGTGGCCGGTTACGATGTGTACCGGAACGGTACGCTGATCAAGGCCGGTGTGACCGCCGCTACCTTCACGGACACCGGCCTCACCGCTGCAACGACTTACACCTATACGATCACCGCCAAGGATGCCCTCGGGAATGTCTCTGCTCCGTCGGCTGCTCTGCAGGCCGCAACATCTACTGCGGGCGGAGGCAATCGGGCCGAGGTCTATTACTACACGAAGACGCGCGGCTGGACCAGCGTCAATCTTCACTATATGCCGGCGGGCGGCAGCTGGACGACCGCGCCGGGCGTGCCGATGAACGAGACGGCCTGCGCCGATTGGACGAAGAAAACGGTGGAGCTCGGGACGGCGGCCAGCCTCAAAGCGGCATTCAACAATGGCTCCGTATGGGATAACAGCAGCGGGAGCGACTACAGCCTGGGTACCGGACTGACCACCGTGAAGGACGGTACCGTTACCGCGAATGCGGCCAATCCCTGCGTGCAGCTGCCCCCGGATGTGACGGCACCGTCGGTTCCGCAGAATGTGAAGGCGGCGGCGGACGGCCTGCGGATCACCCTCACCTGGGACGCCTCTGCCGATAATGCGGGCGGCAGCGGCCTGGCCGGCTACGAAATCACCAGAACCGGCGGCACGCAGGGCACCCAAGTGTTCACGGCAACCTCGAATGCTTACACCGATAGCGGACTGGAAGCCAAGACGCCGTACACCTACACGGTCAAGGCGTTCGACAAGGCGAGTCCGGCGAACAAGTCGGCCGCCGGCACGGCTGTAACGGCGACCACAGGCGACGCGCCGCCGCCTGCGCCGGGCGGCACACCGATCGGTACGGATATGCGGGAGGACTCCATCTATTTCGTGATGACCGCCCGTTTCTATGATGGGGACGCCTCCAATAACCGGGGAGGCTCGGCGCATGTCACGAGCGGCAACGCTGCGAACAACGACCCGATGTTCCGCGGCGACTTCAAGGGGCTGATCCAGAAGCTCGATTACATCAAGGCGCTCGGCTTTTCCGCCATCTGGATTACGCCGGTGGTGCTGAACCGCTCGGATTATGACTACCACGGCTACCACGGCTGGGATTTTTACCGTATCGATCCCCGTCTGGAGTCTCCGGGAGCCTCTTATCAGGATCTGATCAATGCGGCCCACAACAAGGGCATCAAGATCATTCAGGATGTCGTGTACAACCACTCCAGCCGCTGGGGGGAGAAGAACCTCTTCGCTCCGAAGGTGTACGGCATCCGCGACAGCCAGTGGAGCTGGTACTACGATGAGCCGCAGGCCGGCGCCGAGTACAACGGCCTGAACGTCAATGCCGGCGGCAAGCCGTATAACGGGGACCTGTGGTCCACGGCCGAGCCGGCAGGCAACACCTGCCGGAACTGGGGAGTGCCGACAGGGGCGACGAGCAAGGAAGGCTACCGCCTCTACAACTGCCAGTGGCCGAACCCGACCTCCGGCATGTTCCCCGCGAACCTGTACCATCAGTGCTGGATCGGCAACTGGGAGGGCGAGGATTCCCGCAGCTGCTGGATTCACGAGGACCTCGCCGACTTTAATACGGAATCGAAGCCGGTGCAGGACTTCCTGAAGGATGTCTACCGCAGGTACATCGATATGGGCGTGGACGGCTTCCGGATCGATACGGCCGTGCATATCCCGCGGACCACATGGAACCGCCACTTCCTGCCGGACGCGCAGAACCATGCCGTCTCGAAGTTCGGCGAGAAGGGCAAGAACTTCTTCATGTTCGGTGAGGTGGGAGCCTTCGTCAACGACAAGTGGAACCGGGGCTCGGTCAATCATTCGGCCCAGTTCTTCACCTGGAAGGAGCGCAAGGAATACAGTGCGGACGATGCCTCGGCCGCCCTCGAGATGTACAGCTATGAGAACAATCTCGGCACCGCCAACCAGCCGACATCGGACAATGCGTTCCTCCGGGGCAACGCATATCACACGCCGGACCACAGCAAGGCATCGGGCATGAATGTCATCGATATGCGGATGCACATGAATTTTGCCGATGCGGGCAATGCCTTCTGGAACGGCAAGGACTCCGATGACAGCTACAACGATGCGACCTACAACGTCGTCTATGTCGACAGCCACGACTATGGTCCGAACAAGTCCTCCTCCCGCTACACCGGGGGCACCGCAGCCTGGGCCGAGAACATGAGCCTGATGTGGACCTTCCGCGGAATTCCGACGCTCTACTACGGCTCGGAGATCGAATTCCAGGCGGGCAAGCCGATCGACTGCGGGCCGACGTGCCCGCTGGCGACGACCGGCCGCGCCTACTTCGGCGACAAGATCGAAGGCTCCGTCACCGCCGCCGACTTCGGTAAAGTCGCGTCGGCTTCAGGCACGGTAGCCGAGACGCTGAATTCGCCGCTTGTGAAGCACCTGCAGCGGCTGAACCAGATCCGCCGCGCGATCCCGGCCCTGCAGAAGGGCCAGTATTCAACCGAAGGCGTCGAGGGGCACATCGCTTACAAGCGCCGCTATACGGACACGGCGAAGGGCATCGACAGCTTCGCGCTGATTACGGTCAGCGCGTCGGCCGCCTTCAGCGGGATTCCGAACGGCACGTACAAGGATGCGGTTACCGGCGATGTCAAGACCGTCACCGACGGCAAGCTCACCGCTTCCGTCTCGGGTCAGGGCAACCTGCGCGTATATGTGCTCGATCTGCCGGGCAATCCGGCACCGGGCAAGATCGGCGAAGCGGGGCCTTACCTGAAGTAG
- a CDS encoding diguanylate cyclase, producing MVFTLRKKLYVSFLAIIVLFVITVILSTVLTQRIVHLTNETLATEKRLEVLQRLNLFARTANDNGAHYLLAPLYVEEDFKSQFDASVQYVEEEMSLLESMTADPDGKAQIARFKERWTAFARSKQKIMALKKQGEVRGAQESYTKDSFDPVAFSLHSFFKAEQSRIEQYNSDIQRSGRTIQWVNYTMGSSAIVLSILIAFLLSNYLIRRIRLLRRSAQTVAEGNLQVADLHFKGQDELQELAEAFNRMTHSLRTVIHSNQFLQHLSTRDGLTGIANRRCYDETMEREWKRLSEFSRPISLILFDIDYFKRYNDRYGHQAGDECLREVAGILQRSVGPGDLAARYGGEEFVVLLPDQEEEEAVRTAERFRQALARRGIPHELSEVSGSVTVSIGIASATASDTGNPGSLLQEADQALYEAKRSGRNGICSHRGMHSRSEGEVPL from the coding sequence ATGGTTTTCACACTCCGCAAGAAATTGTATGTCAGCTTTTTGGCCATCATCGTGCTGTTCGTGATAACGGTTATTCTGTCTACCGTCCTTACCCAGCGGATCGTCCATCTCACGAATGAAACGCTGGCGACGGAGAAACGGCTGGAGGTCCTGCAGCGGCTGAATCTGTTCGCCAGAACAGCCAATGACAACGGGGCTCATTACCTGCTCGCTCCCCTGTATGTCGAGGAGGATTTCAAGTCCCAGTTCGATGCGAGCGTCCAGTATGTCGAAGAAGAGATGAGCCTGCTGGAGTCCATGACCGCTGATCCGGATGGGAAGGCCCAGATTGCGCGCTTCAAGGAACGCTGGACCGCCTTCGCCCGCAGCAAGCAAAAAATTATGGCGCTCAAAAAGCAGGGGGAAGTCCGGGGAGCACAGGAGAGCTATACCAAAGACAGCTTTGATCCGGTGGCGTTCTCCCTGCACTCGTTCTTCAAGGCGGAGCAGTCGAGGATCGAACAGTACAACAGCGACATTCAGCGCAGCGGCCGGACCATCCAATGGGTGAACTATACCATGGGCTCTTCAGCCATCGTCCTGTCGATCCTGATTGCGTTCCTTCTCTCCAACTACCTCATCCGCCGCATCCGTCTGCTGAGACGCTCCGCGCAGACCGTGGCCGAAGGCAATCTGCAGGTTGCGGATCTTCACTTCAAAGGGCAGGATGAACTCCAGGAATTGGCGGAGGCCTTCAACCGGATGACGCACTCCCTGCGTACGGTGATTCATTCGAACCAGTTTCTCCAGCACCTCTCCACCCGGGACGGATTGACGGGAATTGCGAACCGGCGGTGCTATGACGAAACGATGGAGCGGGAGTGGAAGCGCCTCTCTGAGTTCTCCAGGCCGATCTCACTGATTCTGTTCGATATCGATTATTTCAAACGGTATAACGACCGGTACGGACATCAGGCGGGAGACGAATGCCTAAGGGAGGTGGCGGGGATTCTGCAGAGGTCCGTCGGTCCGGGGGACCTGGCTGCACGCTACGGAGGGGAGGAGTTCGTTGTGCTGCTGCCGGATCAGGAGGAGGAGGAAGCGGTCCGGACGGCCGAGCGGTTCCGGCAGGCGCTTGCCCGGCGCGGTATTCCGCATGAGCTCTCGGAAGTAAGCGGGAGTGTCACGGTGAGCATAGGGATCGCTTCCGCGACGGCTTCGGATACGGGGAATCCGGGGAGCTTGCTGCAGGAAGCGGATCAGGCGCTGTACGAAGCCAAGCGCAGCGGAAGAAACGGGATCTGCAGCCATCGCGGGATGCACTCCCGCAGCGAGGGGGAGGTTCCGTTATGA
- a CDS encoding extracellular solute-binding protein, which produces MTRKSALCAVLSGLLLTASCSGGEKEGERVSLTFWTTTSPAETKFFQKRIDAYVREHPQIQVTMKQRAFPFATNEFKTAVLGDQPVDIFRADHTWIAEYAELDIVYPLDDLAPSSRWVGYIPSALESSRYRGQLYGLPSVTEVPALLYNKRLLAEAGFTGPPATMDELLAMAKAMTVSGRYGLYVSEDSYFALPYLWAFGGGMVSEDRRIEIASVDSQRALEFMVRLRREGVTQPYPDFADWYGRMMKDFAEEGKAAMIINGPWAMGDILKGKVFQRGDQLGIAAVPKGPKGQGSPVGGHSLVINKYTKHPKESLELIAYLTGTETQVLQSMEFKTLPTKSAAYEDERLAQDAMVQGFKAQLDTARPRPMIPEGARLFMDFTPNLNAMLLGKQSVQEGVRNIETSWKNLLGNR; this is translated from the coding sequence ATGACCCGAAAATCAGCCTTATGTGCGGTACTCTCCGGGCTGCTGCTAACGGCTTCTTGTTCAGGCGGGGAAAAAGAGGGGGAGCGGGTATCGCTGACCTTCTGGACGACCACGTCCCCTGCAGAGACAAAGTTCTTCCAGAAGCGGATCGATGCGTATGTCCGGGAGCACCCGCAGATTCAAGTGACCATGAAGCAGCGCGCTTTTCCTTTTGCCACTAACGAATTCAAGACCGCGGTACTGGGCGACCAGCCGGTAGACATCTTCCGTGCCGACCATACGTGGATCGCCGAGTACGCCGAACTGGATATCGTCTATCCGTTGGACGACCTTGCTCCCTCTTCCCGTTGGGTCGGCTATATTCCATCCGCCTTGGAGTCCTCGAGGTACAGAGGGCAGCTCTATGGACTTCCTTCCGTCACGGAAGTTCCCGCACTCCTGTACAACAAGCGGCTGCTGGCCGAAGCCGGGTTCACGGGCCCTCCCGCGACCATGGATGAGCTGCTTGCGATGGCGAAAGCGATGACGGTGAGCGGCCGGTACGGTTTGTACGTGTCGGAGGATTCTTACTTTGCCCTGCCCTATCTGTGGGCCTTCGGGGGCGGCATGGTGTCGGAAGACCGCCGAATCGAGATTGCCTCCGTGGATTCGCAGCGGGCGCTCGAATTCATGGTGAGGCTACGGCGCGAGGGAGTGACCCAGCCCTACCCGGACTTCGCGGATTGGTACGGCCGGATGATGAAGGACTTCGCGGAAGAGGGCAAAGCGGCGATGATCATCAACGGGCCTTGGGCGATGGGGGATATTCTCAAGGGCAAAGTCTTTCAGCGGGGAGATCAGCTGGGGATTGCCGCGGTTCCGAAGGGACCCAAAGGGCAGGGCTCTCCGGTAGGGGGGCACAGTCTGGTTATCAACAAATACACCAAGCACCCCAAAGAAAGCCTGGAGCTGATCGCCTACCTGACCGGCACCGAAACGCAGGTGCTTCAGAGCATGGAATTCAAGACCCTGCCTACAAAGTCCGCCGCTTATGAGGATGAAAGACTGGCTCAGGACGCGATGGTCCAGGGCTTCAAGGCGCAGCTGGATACGGCGAGGCCCCGGCCGATGATTCCGGAAGGCGCCAGGCTGTTCATGGACTTCACCCCGAATCTGAATGCGATGCTGCTCGGGAAGCAGTCGGTGCAGGAGGGCGTGCGGAACATCGAGACTTCGTGGAAGAATCTGCTGGGGAACCGGTAG
- a CDS encoding VOC family protein gives MKNVKLEGLTLLADDVARLARFYQDVLGFTILIEEEHYVEFSNSGVRLAICSKSLMAENTNGYPSFRESRRGQAIELNFQCDSPDQVYALYDEFVSKGAIDVTAPQIKSWGHTTGFFGDPEGNIHSIFAVNPV, from the coding sequence ATGAAGAACGTGAAATTGGAAGGGCTTACACTGCTTGCTGACGATGTGGCTCGATTGGCCCGGTTTTACCAGGATGTGCTGGGATTTACTATTCTTATAGAAGAGGAGCATTACGTAGAATTCAGTAATTCAGGAGTAAGATTGGCCATTTGCTCTAAATCGCTGATGGCGGAGAATACCAACGGTTATCCTTCTTTCAGGGAAAGCCGCAGAGGACAAGCCATCGAACTTAATTTTCAATGTGATTCGCCAGATCAAGTCTACGCATTGTACGATGAATTCGTTTCGAAGGGTGCCATTGACGTCACCGCGCCACAAATCAAGTCTTGGGGTCATACGACTGGCTTCTTCGGCGATCCCGAGGGAAATATTCATTCCATTTTCGCGGTGAATCCTGTGTAA
- a CDS encoding extracellular solute-binding protein: MNKLPLSILGLASVLLFSACSGASKEDSVSLTFLSTFEGKEAEFIKSRIAAFEQEHPNIKVTTLDVSFGAASNSFKTALLGDQPLDLMRADNSWVPEFADLNLLYPLDSFLTEEDKADFNPTALRSVQYKEHLYGLPSVMEAPALLYNKRILQEAGFSAPPESMDELYSMAKAMTAGGRYGIFVSDDSYFALPYLWAFGGETITDDRKVGIASGDSVQGLAFMQKLKADKVAQPNPDFKEAYNTMMGDFKEGRSAMILNGPWAVADLLTGAEFKDAGNLGITAIPKGPKGQGSPAGGHSMVVSKYSKHPKEAYELSRYLTSAETQLLQAKELKTLPARGARTKMPPSRAMPLCRASKSSSTRPKRVRSFRKARRCSPISRRISARFLWAS, translated from the coding sequence GTGAATAAACTTCCATTATCCATTCTTGGTCTTGCCAGTGTCCTTCTTTTCAGCGCCTGCTCGGGAGCATCGAAGGAAGACTCTGTATCTCTGACCTTCCTAAGTACGTTTGAAGGCAAAGAGGCCGAGTTCATCAAATCGCGGATCGCCGCATTCGAGCAGGAGCACCCGAACATCAAGGTAACGACGCTCGACGTGAGCTTCGGCGCCGCATCGAACAGCTTCAAGACGGCGCTGCTTGGTGACCAGCCGCTGGATCTTATGCGTGCGGACAATTCCTGGGTGCCTGAATTTGCCGATTTGAACTTATTGTATCCATTGGACTCCTTCCTAACCGAAGAGGACAAAGCGGACTTCAACCCCACCGCCCTGCGCTCCGTGCAGTACAAGGAGCATCTGTACGGACTCCCGTCCGTGATGGAAGCGCCGGCGCTGCTGTATAACAAGCGGATCCTGCAGGAGGCCGGCTTCTCTGCCCCTCCTGAGAGCATGGACGAGCTCTACAGCATGGCCAAAGCGATGACGGCCGGCGGCAGATACGGCATCTTCGTCTCCGATGATTCCTACTTTGCCCTCCCTTATCTCTGGGCCTTCGGCGGAGAGACGATTACGGACGACCGAAAGGTCGGGATCGCCTCGGGTGATTCGGTACAAGGGCTGGCGTTCATGCAGAAGCTGAAAGCGGACAAGGTCGCCCAGCCGAACCCGGACTTCAAGGAAGCCTACAACACCATGATGGGCGACTTCAAGGAAGGCCGCTCGGCCATGATCCTCAACGGCCCGTGGGCCGTGGCCGACCTCTTGACCGGGGCGGAATTCAAGGATGCGGGCAATCTCGGAATCACTGCGATTCCGAAGGGACCCAAGGGCCAAGGCTCTCCGGCCGGCGGCCACAGCATGGTCGTCTCCAAGTATAGCAAGCATCCGAAGGAAGCGTACGAGCTGAGCCGCTACCTGACGAGCGCCGAGACCCAGCTGCTGCAGGCCAAAGAGCTTAAAACGCTGCCGGCACGAGGAGCCCGTACCAAGATGCCGCCCTCTCGGGCGATGCCATTGTGCAGGGCTTCAAAAAGCAGCTCGACGCGGCCAAAGCGCGTCCGCTCATTCCGGAAGGCTCGCAGATGTTCTCCGATTTCACGCCGAATCTCGGCCAGATTCTTATGGGCAAGCTGA
- a CDS encoding methyl-accepting chemotaxis protein: MAFRLRTRLLLSFFAIIALFLITVSVTTVMNKRVSGLTGEILASQKRMEVVQRLNLFARTANDNGAHYLLAPDHLKGGFKSRFDETVQFLDKELVRLREITTDPESLEQIDQFAAKWSAAIADKKKLMEQADKKEITWSAAQERYSKDSFDPIAFSLLAFLKGEQAHIEQYETDIQSTNQRVQLVNYLLVGTAIVLSAAIAFLLSRYLITRTRLLIESAGAVAEGNLKVQELRFKGRDELTELASAFNTMTASLRSVIGSADQVSLQVAASSAQLQASAEQTSQATEHIASIMQEITDGTERQASQVGQNLSTINRLADKVQEITANGQAVLQTVTNTSNTAVQGKNDLTNAIRQVRVIENSNGKLAEVIQGLQKQAVQIGNATKLILEISSQTDLLALNAAIEAARAGEQGRGFSVVAQEVRKLAEQSRVSADQIHGLIAGIQQEASTAAAEMEHGTLEVQKGIQLIEVAGDSFEGILELIRQVEHDIHGVTTSTANIMTDTEEVVSGISVISRIAEENSSGTQSVAASTEEQLASMEEISASSSALASLADELKSLIGKFRL; encoded by the coding sequence TTGGCTTTTCGACTTCGAACCAGACTGCTGCTCAGCTTCTTCGCGATCATCGCCCTGTTCCTCATTACCGTCAGCGTCACCACGGTGATGAACAAGCGTGTCTCCGGGCTGACCGGCGAAATTCTCGCTTCCCAGAAGCGGATGGAGGTCGTGCAGCGGCTGAACCTGTTCGCCAGAACCGCGAACGATAACGGTGCACATTACCTGCTGGCTCCCGATCACCTCAAGGGGGGCTTCAAATCCCGATTCGACGAAACCGTACAGTTCCTGGACAAGGAGCTTGTCCGCCTCCGGGAGATCACAACGGATCCGGAGAGCCTGGAGCAGATCGACCAGTTTGCCGCCAAGTGGTCCGCCGCCATTGCCGACAAGAAGAAGCTGATGGAGCAGGCGGACAAAAAGGAAATCACCTGGTCCGCGGCTCAAGAGCGCTATTCCAAGGATTCGTTCGATCCCATCGCCTTCTCCCTGCTCGCTTTCCTCAAGGGCGAGCAAGCCCATATTGAGCAGTACGAGACGGACATTCAAAGCACGAACCAGCGTGTCCAGCTGGTGAATTACCTGCTGGTGGGCACAGCCATTGTGCTGTCCGCCGCCATCGCCTTCCTGCTTTCCAGATACTTGATCACCCGCACCCGTCTTCTGATCGAATCCGCTGGCGCTGTAGCGGAAGGGAATCTGAAGGTGCAGGAGCTGCGGTTCAAAGGGCGCGACGAGCTGACCGAACTGGCCTCCGCCTTCAATACGATGACGGCCTCGCTGCGCTCGGTCATCGGCAGTGCCGATCAAGTCTCGCTGCAGGTTGCCGCCTCCTCCGCCCAGCTGCAGGCCAGCGCGGAGCAGACGAGCCAGGCGACGGAGCACATTGCTTCGATCATGCAGGAGATCACGGACGGCACCGAGCGCCAAGCCTCCCAGGTCGGACAGAACCTGTCGACGATTAACCGGCTCGCAGATAAAGTGCAGGAGATTACGGCTAACGGTCAGGCTGTCCTGCAGACTGTGACGAACACATCGAATACCGCCGTGCAGGGCAAGAATGACCTCACCAACGCCATCCGGCAGGTGAGAGTCATTGAGAACAGCAACGGCAAGCTGGCCGAGGTTATCCAAGGCCTGCAGAAGCAGGCGGTCCAGATCGGGAATGCCACCAAGCTGATTCTTGAAATTTCGTCGCAGACCGATCTGCTCGCCCTGAATGCGGCGATTGAAGCGGCACGGGCCGGCGAACAGGGCCGCGGCTTCTCCGTGGTCGCCCAGGAAGTACGCAAGCTGGCTGAGCAGTCCCGGGTATCCGCAGACCAGATCCACGGTCTGATCGCAGGCATCCAACAGGAAGCGAGCACCGCCGCGGCAGAAATGGAACATGGTACGCTTGAGGTTCAGAAGGGAATTCAGCTGATCGAGGTGGCGGGAGATTCCTTTGAAGGTATTCTGGAGCTGATCCGCCAAGTCGAGCACGACATCCATGGCGTGACGACGTCTACAGCCAATATCATGACGGACACGGAAGAGGTCGTGTCAGGCATCTCCGTGATCTCACGGATCGCCGAAGAAAATTCATCCGGCACCCAGAGCGTGGCTGCTTCCACCGAAGAGCAGCTCGCTTCCATGGAAGAGATCAGCGCTTCGTCCAGTGCTTTGGCCTCCCTGGCCGATGAACTCAAATCCCTGATCGGCAAGTTCCGGTTATAA